The genomic DNA ACGTGTTTTCCGCCTTTTGCGTCTTGTGCGAATTCTTAAATTAGTCCGTTACAGTGCCGCAATCAGAAGATTTCATCGAGCATTATTATTATCTCGCGAAGAACTCATCCTATTTGGCATTGTCATGCTCATGCTGATTTATTTATCCGCGGTCGGAATTTACTATTTTGAAAATGAAGCTCAGCCTGACAAATTCGCTTCAGTTTTTCATTCTCTTTGGTGGTCAGTCGTAACGTTAACGACTGTGGGGTATGGTGATATTTTCCCTGTGACAGTAGGAGGGCGAGTGTTTACTTTTTTTGTACTCCTGATTGGACTGGGAATTGTTGCAGTACCAACAGGATTATTTTCATCAGCCTTGATCGAAGCCCGAAAACTGGAAATGACACCTCTCGAGGATCCTCTCAAAGAGGAAATTGAAAGCTGATCCACAAATCAACGCGATGTTATGCCTTTCTTCTGCCAGTCTTAATGAATAGAATGGTCTGTTGCAGAGAAGAAATCCCACCTGAACCGATGAGCGGCTCATTCCCACCATGAACGTGACACGAAATTTACGTGCGATCGACCTGGCCTTGAAAAGCCTGCTGCTGCAGCGATTGCGCTCGGGTTTGACGATGCTCGGGATTGTGTTCGGCGTTTTTTCTGTGATTGCGATGCTTGCCATCGGAGAGGGGGCCAGTCAGCAGGCACAGGAACAGGTCCTCAAGCTGGGGGCGAATAATATTATTGTTCGCAGTAAGAAGCCGCCGGAAGGGTCGACCTCGAACAGCGGGAGCAGTGGTGCCCGAGTTTTGCGATACGGTTTGCTGCGAGCTGATTACAAACTGCTGCACGATTCTATTCCAACGGTTTCCGATGCCATCCCGATTCGCGAAACCTCGCATGAAGCACGCTATCGCGATCGCAAACTGGCGGTGCGGGTCGTTGGTTGCAATCCCAAATATCTCGATGTGAATCATCTGGAAGTCTCGCGTGGACGATTTGTCACCGATCAGGATGAATTTCTTGCCGAAAACGTGGCCATCCTCGGCTCCGCGACTGCCGATACACTGTTTCCTTATGAGAATCCGATTGGCAAAACGGTCATGATCAGTAACCAGCCGTATCAGGTCGTTGGCTATATGAAGCAACGGCAGGAGTCGGGGGGAATCGGCGGAAGTTTGACCGCTCAGGATTTTAACAGCGATATTTACATCCCGCTCAAAACCTTCAGTAGCCGCTTTGGCGATTTGATCATTCGCTTCACTTCGGGGTCATTCACTGCTGAACAAGTGGAGTTGAATCAGATTACCCTGCAGGTGAAAGACCGTAATGATGTGATGCCGACCGCTGAAGTGGTGAAAGAATCGCTCAAAAGAAATCATGCCACCGATAATGACTACGCGATTGTCGTCCCTCTGGAACTCCTGAAACAGGCGGATCAGATTCGGGCGATTTTCAACATGGTGCTCGGCTCAATCGCGGCCATTTCACTGGTCGTGGGGGGGATTGGGATCATGAACATCATGCTTGCAACAGTGACCGAACGAACGCGGGAAATTGGAATCCGTCGCGCTCTCGGAGCCACGCGAAAGGATATTGTTCAGCAGTTTTTGACGGAAACAATTGTATTGGCTGGGACGGGAGGCGTGATCGGGATCATTATGGGACTGCTCACGCCCTGGGCGTTTAATGCGATTAAGTTTGTGGCAATTCGCATCCTCAACCTGGATGCCTCCGGTGGCGATTCGGAATTCAGCAAAATCTTTCTGGAAATGCAGCCCCAAATTGCAATCTGGAGTCTCCCGATGGCCTTCGGCATTTCGGTGGCAATTGGAATTATCTTCGGAGTTTATCCTGCTCGCTCAGCTGCCCGGCTCGATCCGATCGAAGCTCTGCGTCACGAGTAAGACTGGATCTTATCGTAAAGCGCAAGTAAGTGTGGATAAGTCAGTGGGCCTCATAGCTTACCCAACTTATCGAGGCGTGTAGATTCCTGTCACTGATGAGAATCTCAGGCAAACTCTCATTTCCGAACCGACACAGACGGTGTATGATACTCGAATCGCCATCTCGAAAGAGCGTCTCGCAGGTTGAAAACAAATTCGTGATGAGTCTTCTCGAATGAAAAACCGAGGGGGCAAAGCAAGCACATTATTCAAACTGTCCTACTGTTTGAGGAAGTCCTGGAATGTCTGGTCCCATTCGCCTGATTTTGGCGATTCATAATCATCAGCCTGTTGGCAATTTCGATCACGTTGTCGAAGAGGCTTATCAGGACAGTTATCGTCCAATGCTCGAAACATTGGCCGATTATCCGGCTGTGAAATTGTCGCTGCATAACTCCGGCAGTTTACTCGACTGGATCGAACAGCATCGCCCCGAATATATCGAGCAACTCAAAGAACGGGTCGATGCCGGTCAGGTTGAAATTCTGGGGGGACCATTTTACGAACCGATTCTGGCCAGTATTCCTTCCCGGGATCGTGTCGGACAGATGCAGGCTTATCGGAAACATCTGGAATCGATTTTCGGTCAAACGCCACGAGGCATGTGGGTGCCGGAGCGAGTCTGGGAGCAATCCTTCACTCGCGATGCGGTCGCCGCAGGTCTGAAATATACCGTGCTGGACGACTTCCACTTCAAAAATGCCGGCTTTGGCGAAGAAGAACTCTACGGCTACTTCGTGACTGAAGACGATGGCAAAATGTTGTCGGTCTTTCCGATCAGTGAAAAACTTCGCTATACGATTCCGTTTGCCGAGCCGGAAGAAACAATTGAGTGGCTCAAGGAAGTTTACGAAAAACAGCCGGAAGCAGTCGTCGCGTTTGGTGATGATGGTGAGAAGTTCGGCACATGGCCGGGCTCGAAGCAACACGTTTACGGAGACGGCTGGCTGACGCGATTCTTCCAGTTACTGACCGATAATCAGGACTGGATTCGAGTTGTCACTTTCGCGCAGGCTGTCGAAGAAGTTTCTCCACTGGGACGGTGTTATCTGCCTGACTGCAGTTATCGCGAAATGACGGAGTGGGCGTTACCGACAGATCGTCAACTCGAGTTGATCCATCTGCAGCGCAAGCACAAAAATGAACCGGACTGGCCGGAAGTGCGGCAGCGATTGCGTGGTGGGTTCTGGCGAAACTTTCTGGTGAAATATCCAGAGGCTCATGAGATGTATTGCCGGATGCGGGAAATCAGCGATCGCCTGCACCAATTATTGCAGGATGCTCCCGAACTCGAACAGACGGAGAAATTCCAGTCCGCTCAGGATCATCTCTATCGTGGTCAATGCAATTGTCCTTACTGGCACGGGGCGTTTGGGGGGCTGTATTTACCGCATTTGCGGAATGCGATATATCATCATTTGATTGAAGCCGATTGTCTGGTCGAACAGATGGCTGGCAAAACGGGACGCTGGGTCGAAATCTCGTCTCGGGATATGAATCTCGATGCCCGACAGGAAATCCGGATCGCGAGCGATCAACTAGTCGCCTATCTGGCACCGGCTCGGGGTGGACACATTTATGAGTTGGATGCCCGAGGTTCGTTTGTAAATCTGCTGGCAACACTGGATCGACGTCCGGAACCTTATCATGAAACAATTCTGGCTCATGCCTCTGGTGAGTTGGGTGGTCAGAATGAAACCGCTTCTGTTTCTGATGAAATCGTCTTCAAGCAGGAAGATCTGCATTTGAAACTTTCTTACGATCAATGGGCACGAAAGAGCCTGGTCGATCACGTACTGCCTACCGGAATGACGATGGAAGAATTCCGTCTCGGCGGAGAGTTTGTCGGCGAAGCGGAAAAAGCTGTTTTCAAAACCTCACTCAAGCGTTCAGCCGATCGTGTGGAAGCGGTGATGTCGCGACGTTGTCGCTGGAAGGGACAAACACCGCTGCTCACCAAGTCGGTCGCAGTATCGAATTCGGCTCCCTCGGAGCTGGAAATTCATTATCGGCTCGATGATCTGGTCCCCGGTAAACCTGTGCATCTGGCTGTTGAATTCAATTTTGCAGCGATGGCTGCTGGTGTCGACAATCGATACTTCTATGGCGAAGATGGCTCGACCATTGGATATCTGGGAACCGATCAGGATCTGGCCGAACATACCCGGATCGGTCTGGTTGATGAATGGCTGGGACTGGATGCGTCTCTCGAATCGTCTCAGCCAGCTGGCATCTGGACGTATCCGCTGGAAACGGTCAGCCAGTCGGAAGGGGGCTTTGAACTGGTCCACCAGAGTTGTGCTGTGATTCTGCACTGGGAATTCACACCAGATTCTTCAGTCTGGGAAACGTCACTGCGACTCAATATTGATACGTCTGCTGCACGGGCTCGACGGTTAGCTGCAGCTCCAGGATCGACCCGCATGACAGTAGAATCGTAATTTGATGATTAAGGAGCAGAAGCCCATTGCCAAGTGCCTGCAATTGCGAAAGGTCCATTCTGAGAATCGGTGTAATAGACGCCGCGTACTTCATAGATAAGTGAGGAATCGGAATAACTGGTCAGAAAATCTGGCGGGCCAGCGATGTAGGCAGAATTAGTAGCCGTCAAATCTCCCTGCTTATGGAAGTATTGGATTGGTGCCTGAAGCGAATCGGATTCAAGCATTAAGCAGACTCCATCATTGGCATCAATTGTAGTCTCTCCAGAGAACGAGAAAGTCACCCAGCCCGGAAAGCCAACGGGTGCGTCATTACTTAAGAATGTTAGAGAGTCGTAATTTGTTGCCGTTGGCAAATTGAAGGCATCCGGCTGGCAAATTCTTACGGTTACTGTTTTGTCCTTTTTATTCTTCATACAATACAAGTCAATTTCTGTAATTTTCCAGCTGATGGCTTCGGCGGGAAGAGTCGCTTTGAAGTATTGACCAGCAGAATTATTTGAACTGATATAGTTGACGCTAAGGCTTAAAAGGGATGTGTAATTACGGAGAACTTGAGGGCCGAACGTTTCCTGGGCCATTAAGTCGATACTAGTGACCTGCACGGTATTATCAAGCCGCCCAATTCCGAGCAGCTGCAATGCGACATCGGCATTTTGCAAATTGCCGTCACTATCCTGAACGATCCAACTGATGGTGCCGTTCACGCTGGCATGAATATTCGAAGGAGTTGTTTCGACCCCATTGCTGTAGCTGGTACGCCAGTTGGGATCGTTTTTGAGTTGATACAGCCCCAGTTCAACAGCCGATCGGGAGAGCAGGCGGGCGCGTTGCCTTTCGACGCCAGTCAGCATCTGATCCCGCTGCAGTCGCATTAGATTCATACCGGTCAGTCCGAGCATGGAAATGAGGACAGACATGGTCACGATCAGTATGTACAGAGCCGCCCCACGGCGTCGCCGTGAATTCTTAGTCAGAGAATGAATTTGAAATTGACTCTGCATGGGAGAT from Rubinisphaera italica includes the following:
- a CDS encoding ion transporter, producing the protein MRTDDFQEIINGTESRSSRIFSLIIQFLILVSLVTFSIETLPNLSKKTQSVLYVIEVCTVAIFSIEYLLRILFAKNRLKFIFSFFGLIDLISILPFYVSANFDLRSLRVFRLLRLVRILKLVRYSAAIRRFHRALLLSREELILFGIVMLMLIYLSAVGIYYFENEAQPDKFASVFHSLWWSVVTLTTVGYGDIFPVTVGGRVFTFFVLLIGLGIVAVPTGLFSSALIEARKLEMTPLEDPLKEEIES
- a CDS encoding ABC transporter permease, with product MNVTRNLRAIDLALKSLLLQRLRSGLTMLGIVFGVFSVIAMLAIGEGASQQAQEQVLKLGANNIIVRSKKPPEGSTSNSGSSGARVLRYGLLRADYKLLHDSIPTVSDAIPIRETSHEARYRDRKLAVRVVGCNPKYLDVNHLEVSRGRFVTDQDEFLAENVAILGSATADTLFPYENPIGKTVMISNQPYQVVGYMKQRQESGGIGGSLTAQDFNSDIYIPLKTFSSRFGDLIIRFTSGSFTAEQVELNQITLQVKDRNDVMPTAEVVKESLKRNHATDNDYAIVVPLELLKQADQIRAIFNMVLGSIAAISLVVGGIGIMNIMLATVTERTREIGIRRALGATRKDIVQQFLTETIVLAGTGGVIGIIMGLLTPWAFNAIKFVAIRILNLDASGGDSEFSKIFLEMQPQIAIWSLPMAFGISVAIGIIFGVYPARSAARLDPIEALRHE
- a CDS encoding alpha-amylase/4-alpha-glucanotransferase domain-containing protein; its protein translation is MSGPIRLILAIHNHQPVGNFDHVVEEAYQDSYRPMLETLADYPAVKLSLHNSGSLLDWIEQHRPEYIEQLKERVDAGQVEILGGPFYEPILASIPSRDRVGQMQAYRKHLESIFGQTPRGMWVPERVWEQSFTRDAVAAGLKYTVLDDFHFKNAGFGEEELYGYFVTEDDGKMLSVFPISEKLRYTIPFAEPEETIEWLKEVYEKQPEAVVAFGDDGEKFGTWPGSKQHVYGDGWLTRFFQLLTDNQDWIRVVTFAQAVEEVSPLGRCYLPDCSYREMTEWALPTDRQLELIHLQRKHKNEPDWPEVRQRLRGGFWRNFLVKYPEAHEMYCRMREISDRLHQLLQDAPELEQTEKFQSAQDHLYRGQCNCPYWHGAFGGLYLPHLRNAIYHHLIEADCLVEQMAGKTGRWVEISSRDMNLDARQEIRIASDQLVAYLAPARGGHIYELDARGSFVNLLATLDRRPEPYHETILAHASGELGGQNETASVSDEIVFKQEDLHLKLSYDQWARKSLVDHVLPTGMTMEEFRLGGEFVGEAEKAVFKTSLKRSADRVEAVMSRRCRWKGQTPLLTKSVAVSNSAPSELEIHYRLDDLVPGKPVHLAVEFNFAAMAAGVDNRYFYGEDGSTIGYLGTDQDLAEHTRIGLVDEWLGLDASLESSQPAGIWTYPLETVSQSEGGFELVHQSCAVILHWEFTPDSSVWETSLRLNIDTSAARARRLAAAPGSTRMTVES